A region from the Vicia villosa cultivar HV-30 ecotype Madison, WI linkage group LG3, Vvil1.0, whole genome shotgun sequence genome encodes:
- the LOC131659476 gene encoding uncharacterized protein LOC131659476: MDDYFYWTNHGEQRPTFPPVVFDNSYYESIEARHNFNDYEQMIMDAAGMSIGTHLEQQRFHYEEQMIEDPNPRIIFFEMLSSAQAPLYNGYQNYSELSATIESLSIKSDYNISEACFNRWVDFIRKALPNENRMPKNFYNAKKSVEKLGLGCIKIHCCPNGCMIYYHPHDKHLRKCKIFGEDRYKHVIRNGKSKEIPLKKIWYFPFIPRLQRLYSSMQTASQMRWHHENVREPGYLSHSSDGEAWKHFDESYPELTMDPRNVKIGLCADGFAPFDKTGKNYSCWPVIVTPYNLPPWMCMRREFLFLTIIIPGPSNPKNKIDVCLQPLIDDLKVLWNDGVMTYDVSLQQFFFMKACLIWTINYFPAYGMLSGWMTMGKLACPICMDSS, from the coding sequence ATGGATGATTACTTTTATTGGACCAACCACGGTGAACAAAGGCCTACCTTTCCACCAGTAGTTTTTGACAACTCCTACTATGAAAGTATTGAGGCTCGACATAACTTTAATGACTATGAGCAAATGATAATGGATGCTGCTGGAATGTCTATTGGCACACATCTAGAGCAACAAAGATTTCACTATGAAGAACAAATGATAGAAGATCCTAACccaagaataattttttttgagaTGTTGTCAAGTGCACAGGCTCCATTGTACAATGGTTACCAAAATTACTCTGAATTGTCTGCTACAATAGAATCTTTAAGTATCAAGTCAGACTACAATATCTCTGAGGCTTGCTTTAATCGATGGGTTGATTTTATTAGGAAGGCGTTGCCAAATGAAAACAGAATGCCAAAAAACTTCTATAATGCAAAGAAATCTGTTGAAAAACTTGGATTAGGTTGTATAAAGATTCATTGTTGTCCAAACGGGTGCATGATTTATTATCATCCACATGATAAACATCTTCGCAAGTGTAAAATTTTTGGTGAAGATCGCTACAAACATGTTATTAGAAATGGTAAGTCTAAAGAAATTCCATTGAAAAAGATATGGTATTTTCCATTTATCCCAAGACTTCAAAGACTATATTCCTCAATGCAAACTGCAAGTCAAATGAGATGGCATCATGAGAATGTGAGGGAACCTGGTTATTTATCTCATTCATCCGATGGAGAAGCTTGGAAGCATTTTGATGAAAGTTACCCTGAATTAACAATGGACCCTCGCAATGTGAAAATAGGGTTATGTGCTGATGGGTTTGCACCATTTGATAAAACAGGCAAAAATTATTCATGTTGGCCTGTAATCGTAACACCTTACAATCTTCCACCTTGGATGTGCATGAGAAGGGAGTTCTTATTCTTAACCATTATAATTCCTGGACCTTCAAATCCTAAAAATAAGATTGATGTATGCCTGCAGCCGCTCATAGACGAccttaaagttttgtggaatgaCGGAGTCATGACTTATGATGTCTCAttacaacaattttttttcatgAAAGCTTGTTTGATATGGACAATAAattactttccagcatatggGATGTTATCAGGTTGGATGACTATGGGAAAACTTGCTTGTCCTATTTGCATGGATAGCTCATAA